In Salvia splendens isolate huo1 unplaced genomic scaffold, SspV2 ctg1050, whole genome shotgun sequence, the sequence AAGGATGAGTCTATAGCCCACCTTCCTGTTGAAGAACTGATTGAGAAGGCAGATGGTTTTGCCGGGGTCTTCCCAGGTGGGTGTTTTTTCCCATTTACAATCATATTATATCAAAGTTCTCTAGCTTTTTCGATAGGGGACGAAAAATTCACATTCTATTTTTGTTTCCATACAGAGCACAAATACGAAATCGTGAAGAAACTGCAGGAGAGAAAGCACATTGTTGGAATGACAGGCGATGGTGTCAACGATGCCCCTGCTTTGAAGAAGGCAGATATCGGAATTGCTGTTGCTGACGCTACTGATGCTGCAAGAAGTGCATCTGACATTGTGCTAACTGAACCCGGGCTTAGTGTTATCATTAGTGCAGTGCTGACCAGCAGAGCTATCTTCCAGAGAATGAAGAACTATACGGTGAGTTTATTTGTCGTATACTTTTCGTTGCACCTTAAGTTAAGCTGTGATTAAGGCGTTACGTTTTTTTCTGTTTGCCAGATATATGCAGTGTCCATCACCATCCGTATTGTGGTAAGTTAATTGTGCTActtaaaaacaaagaaaactctTTTGCCTTCATTCTTTGCAAAGATTGATTCCTTGAGTTATTCTATTTCCTTGCAGTTTGGCTTCATGTTCATTGCATTGATTTGGAAGTTTGATTTCTCCCCCTTCATGGTGCTTATCATTGCCATTCTGAATGATGGTAAGATACAttccatttatttattaattttgcattgACAATTAACATTCCCTCTTTTTATTATGAGTAATGAATTTATGGTTCCCATGGATTCAGGTACAATTATGACCATCTCTAAGGATAGAGTGAAGCCATCTCCATTGCCTGATAGCTGGAAGCTAAAAGAGATTTTTGCCACTGGCATAGTTCTTGGAGGCTATCTTGCTCTAATGACTGTCATTTTCTTTTGGCTAATCTACGAAACCGACTTTTTCCCAGTAAGTATCCAACCCAGGAACTTAGTTCGATTATATATCTCCTCTTTATGAAGATTTTGCAACCAAACCTCACCACCCAAACTAATTTGCAGGACAAATTTGGAGTCAGAACTATCAGAGATAACGAGGAAGAAATGATGGCTGTTGTATACTTGCAAGTGAGTATTGTTAGCCAAGCCCTTATCTTCGTGACCAGATCCCGCAGCTGGTCGTTTGTGGAACGCCCTGGGCTTCTTCTCTTGACTGCTTTCGCGATTGCTCAACTGGTAAAAAAATACGTAAACCTCTCTCATTATATAGTTGCATCTTCTTTTATCCTTCCTCTAAAAACTTTGCCTTTTCCCAGATTGCAACTCTGATAGCTGTGTATGCCAACTGGGGCTTTGCAAGAATTCAAGGCTGTGGCTGGGGATGGGCTGGTGTTATCTGGATTTACAGCATTGTCTTTTACGTGCCCCTCGACTTGATGAAGTTCGCCATCCGTTACGTCTTGAGTGGAAAGGCGTGGCAAAACCTGTATGACAACAAGGTATGCATATATTTCTCGTGTGCAGACGAAAGTAACTTATTTCCCCTTCACTGTTTAAAATTAATGTCGATCTCTTTGAATCAGACTGCGTTCACGACCAAGAAAGACTTTggaaaagaagagagagaagctcaatgggctcatgctcAGAGAACTCTGCATGGACTTCAAACACCAGAAGCTAACAACATCTTGAATGAGAAGAGCAGCTACCGCGAGTTGTCAGAAATCGCAGAGCAGGCCAAGAGGAGAGCCGAGATTGCAAGGTAAAAACTTAACTTTTAGTTGGATGTATTATTCGTATGGTTTTCCGCCCAAACTCGAGAATGAGCTAATTTGTATGCCATTATTCCACAGGCTGCGCGAGCTGCACACACTAAAGGGCCACGTTGAATCTGTTGTGAAGCTGAAGGGGCTCGACATTGAGACAATCCAGCAGCACTACACCGTCTAGACAAAAGCCTAATGGAATCAACGCGAGGAGCTGTTCTGGGGGCGAGAGAATACATTCGAAGAACAGACGATAACCTTTTAGATAAAAACTGTTCTTGAGAGGAACATGATGCCCAATTCCTCATTATTTCTTCTGTTTCTTGTTTCTTAATGTAATGTCAGTTAAGCTGATCTTCAACTCTTGTATGAATACAATGGCATCTCCCTGTTACAACGTTTTCATAACTAAGAGGATCTTCTATTTTTGCATCTTCACTCTCTAGCTTTCATATTTATCTTTGCTAATTTATACTCATGTGCAAGAATGTTGTTTTAATGAAACAAGAAGTTTCAGACTAGTGGTCTCTTTAAGAGTGAAATATGTACATAGGAACGAACACCAAGATCGAACAAAGTATTGCGACTCTCGAGCCACATCTAGGTTCGTTTGGTGGTTTTAGTATTCATCGTCGTCTTGTCTTGATCTGAATAATCTCCTAATGAATGCAGAAGCTGCCCCAAGCACAATGAAGAGAAGGAAAAGGTCGAAACCCCCTCCAACGCCAACAGCAACGCCTGGAGCTGGGGCGAAGAATGAGAAGGGAGACCAGCCCCATCCGCCATAATATGGCACACCAAAGCCGTAGCCATACCCACCCACTAGAGGAGGCGCAACTGGAGGGTTCACGTATATATTCGTCCTGCAACCATTAAAGTTTTAAGTCGGCCAGCCAGCCATCATAGCGCATTGCTCCTCCGTTCTATGAACATTGCGCACATTGATAACAATGATGACTTACATGGTTAAACGAAGTTAAATACTTGCAAGACCTAGCTAGCACATCAAGAGAAGGTATTTTGCGATTATAACGGAAAAATTCCAAATTTCATGAGTATCATTTGTACCTAAATAAATTAGCTATCCAAAAGTAAGTcggaaacaaaataaattactcTCTTCCTTCCAAAGTAGTTGAGTCATAAGCATTTTTTTCCGTTAGTTGGGAGTTATTTTCTTCGGGTCTAGGTCATTTAGGTAGCTAGCTGTTAACTATGTCAACGGTATTGTTATACTTTATGGGACCTTCccccgtcccatagaaataggtcatatttccttttttattcgtctcatagaaatagtccatatgTATTTATGAAAaccttttttctccttttttctttatcatttatggatcccactacacaatttcaactactttttctccttatctcttactttactaaaggacctatttctatgggactaGAGGGAGTACATGTCAACACAAGATGTCAACAAGAATACATTAGtatatcaacaaaattatgCTTTTGCGTGACATCTATAACAAGGCTTATAACAAGACTGTTGACACAGTTAGCAGTTAGCAATGGATCATGTGCCTATTTTCTCATACTTCATTTTCTTTCCTACTCCACATAAACACTTTAAACatcaaattttcaattatagTGTCCAAAGAAACGTAGAGATAATACTGCAATCAAGCACGGATAAATTACCTTGAAGTGTTGGGTGTTGGGGCAGATGCCCTTGGCGCCGATGGTCGAAAAGCTTGGCCACCAATCCTGCCACCGGTTTTAGCGGCGGCGGCGGGATCAACAGATCCGAGTGTCAATACCCCAGCCGCCATGGCAGCCAAAGCCAGCTTGGAGAGCTGATTCTCACTAATCCTGCCACGTATGATAAGAttgaagaagggaatgatggaaaaaaaagaaattcaagTGTGTTGAATTAGTAAAGTAGTAATTACCTTGGGAAATCATTATTGGTGCGGTGGTCTCCTTCAGCGTGGCGACAGGATATGGAAAAGGGCTTTCCGGCAGCTGGGAGGATGCTTGGTGTTGCTGGTCTCAGCGTGAGAGGGTTTGAGAGGGAGATTAAAGCAACTGACATTGTTGGCCAGTTAGACTGTGAGTGTGGATTTGGAATAAACTCTTCCTATTCCTCTTCTAGCACACTCTCAGGATTGCTCATTTTTTGGGGCTCTTCAATTGCCAACGGATGATCCTGAATGCTGACACGTGGACTGATAagactaatttcatgcataggtctaggggttgAATTAATACAGTTATAGGGTCTAatacatgttttaagccaggtgtgcagAAGAATTCGCCAGGTCGAGGAACAAAGAAGATGAATTACAAGGACCATGCAAATACGGCGAATAAGTGAGCTAATTCAGAGGAAAATTACTAGACGGAGGGATCGTGAAactgaagggcagaatggagatttctgtgAAGGTTTCTAGAAGATTTTACCCCatctatataaggaagagagcatGCAATGCTCGGGGACTTTTGGCACTTAGGCCTCTGGTTCTTAGCTCACACACTTCTGCATACTTAGGGGATTTTCGGAGTTTCAAAGGGGGATACGTTTGCCGTCACTGTTGCTTTCTAATTCTCGACATTTGTGGTGTAATACCGTCCTtgcagagggcgaagaaacaatttcccGTTTTTATTTTAGTGACTGCTgaggatttcaccgagcttcgtcgttcgaagctcggctctgtTTTCGGTTAAATTTCTGTagtttatgcaatttctattttccgtaTTTGAGTTGCTGTTGAGTTTTGGTTATGGATGTTCattattttgagtttgttgTGATTACTGAGTTGGATGTTTGAGTTTCGTGTTGGTTGCTGAGTTTGGGTGGAATCGTTGGAATTTGGTGTTGATCGAAGTAGATCTGGGTGAATTGGGAactatgaagttgattttggTTGCTGTTGGGTTCGGTTTGCTTGGACTTGGATTCGGAGTGGATTGAGTTTCCGATGTTGGATCTGAAGAGTGATTgagatttatgcctagctttcgtgttttcatttcattccgcctaatatacgtagatctgttttatttccagTTGTTTGCAAGTTCCGACATccgaatttttacattttgttcgAATCccggtatgtgctctgttttcttcatcttcgtgtttgattCAGTTGAAGTTATGCATGTCATTGTTAGTTAGGttcttagtttgttagttgcagcttttcttccgtacctgatatttctggaagttggtccccacttCTATTTGCGTTCTGTTTAGCTATAGTTGGTAATTATTTGCTTGGTCTAGGAAGTAAGTTTAAAATTACGTAGATCTAAGGATGTTCGATGTCTGCATGCTGTTTACAGTttactaggtctagtgtttaattTCGTGCTTAGGTCTAGAAGTAGTTATATTTTAACccaagtttgcgtggcagcagtcgttttctaaccaaaaatctctagatgctttcttacgtatccatcttcgtgggatcgatctcTTGCTTCTcgatactagtctatagtataacgggttgatgGATTTTTGAACGCGAGAGTTTGTGTGTCCATCGACAGAGTCTTCCGCGtcgccttgagttcctagacctagtgtttagtggattcattggacttgACAGCTCGATCTAGAAGTTTAttatacacacactcacactaacGACAAGCgtgtttcaaatggcgccgttgtcggggatggaaggcgtaatttgtgattgtgtttagagaatTTTGGTGTACATAGttcttaatttttctttcttttcctttattttcagtttatgagcaaaGACTCGCGGTTTGGACACTGTGGTGACTCATCTGAGTGGAGGAACGAGCAGTTTATTTGGCAAGTCAAGaacacagcatctacggtcaccaccagatcgggttTATcaacgggagatccatttccgtttggttcagaAAGCGACGAGAgttggagttcgtcaggaagggaggatcccaaatcatcttcagaGACAGATACAGAAGAGGCAGAACTAGGAGACATGACACACGTGGTCGAtccagatccggagattggTTCGCTCACGGCCCATCTCGATGGTGAGCCAGtccaagctatagtgatgaatccgcgccAGAGGgccattgagatcaagacgaatGTGCTCGGCATTCTGCCAACATTCTCTGGGCGTAGGAATGAGTGCCCGtacgagttcttaaatgaattcagcaaattgtgtagcattcagaagaggccaaaTGATGCAACGGAGGAGGACTATCGCCTACGCGCGGTTCcttttaccttgaagggggaagccaacacgtggttattgaggttactcccagattctatccgcacatggagggactttaaattggagttcctagactATTTCTTCCCCTCCAACAAGACAaatgctctgaagaaggagatagtggagtgtaatcaggattacgatgagtcgTTGAGCCAATATTGGTCACGATTCAAGGGTTTGCTGGATGCCTGCCCGAATCACAGAATGATCGAGACAGAGATTTATTATTTgttctatgaaggagcaaaccccgagtcgaaggatttgatgaactcctcgagcgggggaaattttacgaAGAAGAGGGGTagcgaggcaagagagattctgGGAAAGTTGATAGAGGCTAAAAAGGCATACGACAGCCCGAGGAATGTTATGAGGAGAGGATCAACAAATGCCCTGAGGGAGCAGGATGACGAGAGAGTCGAGGCAAGAATAAATAGGCTCGAGAAAGCATTGTTGAATGCAATAGAGAATACCATTCCGCCAGCTGCACAAGTGAAGGATAAATCTCCAGGTCTAAGAGAAATTCCAACACAGCAGTATTATGATCCTCACGAAagagattaccaggcccaggctaatgcgatgggaagttggaacccAGATGGGAGTTGGAACCCCAGAAGACGATTGGATGCACCGTGGagaaaccatcccaattttagatggtctgacaacgatCCGAACCAGCCACCTCCACAACAGAACACTCAATTGACGCATCAACCAGAAAGACAGACTAATTGGTATGagagaaatcaggaggggcaaAACGGCTGGAACAAccggaaccagggagatcacTCTAATTGGGGGAACATGAATCAgaatcaggggaactcttatgtgccgccacatcaaaggaattaCACCGGGAATTATCAAAATCCCCAACCTACCTACCAGGGGAATCAAGGGCGGGGAAATCAGTATAACAACAATTCAGGAGGCCAAGGAAACTTCCGCCAGAATCAAGAAAGTGGTCCACATCTGGGTCCAGGACCAAGTGCAGGACAGTCTAATCCTAAACCACCAAGGAATCTAGAtgatatggtacatgatttagtcagttctcaacagcatatgcagaacaacttgcagtccaacaatgacgtggtaCATAAGCTCCAGGATGCTTAATTAGaacagaaggcagcaatggatatgttggcaaaGAAAATGTCTCAGATCGCTACATCCTTGAGCGAGATACGAGAAAATGAAGGGAAGAtccctgcctcagtaaggccgccAGACAGAGCTAACATAAGTCAGATCACTTTACGATCTGGGCGAAGATATGAAGGTACAACGATGAGGAAGGAGGAAGAAACGCCTTCAGTGAAGGACAATGTAAGGAAGGATCTAACTCCTGAGTCCGAGAATTTGGAAGCAGGGGGTTCTAGGAATATAGATGACCTTCAGGAAGGTGATTTGGAGAAACCTTTACCAAGTGTGGCTGagccatttttcctagacccagagccggAAGTAGAGAATGAGGTAGCGAGAAAATGAACGGATGAGTTTTCAGCTGGAGGTTCTACGGGTGCAGAGAAACAACTGAAACCGTTCCCACATCGAGGGGAAGCTaggaaaaagaaggaagaaccggtagacttcatggacatctTTGGGAAGCTGGAGATTAATTTGCCGTTCTTACAAGCCTTGATGTTACCAGTATTTAGCAAGTTCAttaaggaatttatagctgggaagacaagacccagtgggaaaatcctgataggcgagaacgtatccgcagtgattcaaaaacgaaggatgccttcaaaatgtactgacccaggtatgttcaccttacccatttccGTTGGTGATGTACAAattgagcatgcaatgtgtgatttaggggcatcaataaatgtgttaccgctttccatttacaagaaaCTGGTAGGAGTAAAtatggtagatacgaaagtgGTAATCCAGCTAGCGGATAGGTCGTGTATTTGCCCTGgaggagtgcttgagaatgtgatagttaGAGTGCAagatttcttgtacccagctgattttcatATGATAAAGATGAGTGAcaatgagtctgctgagtctagTGGTGTACTTCTAGGGAGGCCTTTTCTCCGTACAGCCAAGACCATAATTGATATTTTTGATGGAACTATATGCCTCGACTacaatggggaaaaatatacctttagcattgatgaagcaatgaagaaacctcttgatgtagaaaatttgcatgctatcgatgtttATTAcacccctggtccaggaatatcttgagacagaattgatgcaggaacagattgaaaaTTCGGAGATGAGTTACTCTATCGACAGAGAAGTGGCTGGATGGTgtgaagcaatgaacacaagtgaattATCAGATGAAGAGCTGGCTAAAGCAATCTTGGAATTCTGTAAAAATCCAGGAGTAGCTAAGTCAAGGAAGACACCccatgtggcgagcatggaggCTTCTTCTAGGTCAGGGAAAGAAATGATATCTGAtggaacagagaaaaatcccttgccccaggaggCAAGTACCCTGaagaaagaactgaaagtgctcccaccaggcctcaagtatgcttatctagaagaGAATGAGACTTTTCCCGTTATcttcaacagcaacttgaccaaAGAACATGAGGAGGAATTGCTGAATGTGAtcagaagaaacaagaaggctctaggatggactctctccgACCTAGTGGGaatcagtcctgatctttgcatgcaccacattaggcttGAGGAAGGTGCGAAGGCATGTAGAGATCCACAACGCAAGCTaaatccgaacatgagagaggaagttttgaaggaagttttgaagctgctttcgCTGGGAATCATTTACTCTATACCCGACAGTGAATGGGTtggtccagtccatatggtacctaaaaagtcaggaatacaggttgtcaagaatgacaagaacgagctggtgcccactcgactagttactgggtggaggatgtgcatcgattatagaaaGTTGAATGAAGCGACAAGGAAAGATCATTTTCCCTTACCTTTTATTGATCAGATGCTGGAGCgtttggcgggcaagcaatatttctgtttccttgacgggtacagtggatacttgcaaatctacgtggatcccgaggaccaagagaagactacatttacgtgtcccttcggaacgtatgcttatagaaggatgccgtttgggcTGTGTAATGCACCGGACACTTTTCAacggtgcatgatgagtatcttctcggatttattggaggattgcatcgagattttcatggatgatttcactgtGTATGGGAATTCTTTTGACTCCTGTCTAGCAAGTTTGGCTGTAGtgttgaggaggtgccaggaaaagcatttggttctaaattttgaaaaatgccactttatggtccctgaaggaattgtcctagggcatgtagtTTCAGAGaggggtatacaggtagaccaagcgaaggttgatgtgatctcaaaattaccttacccgacgaatcagaaagaagttagaGGATTCCTAGGTCATGCGGGTTTCTAcagaagattcattaaggattttgcgAGGATTGCCCAACCACTCACCCATTTGTTACATAATGAAGTTGACTTCGTTTTCGACGAGGGGTGCAAGGAAGCTTTTCAGTACTGAAGGATAAACTAGTCTCTGCCCCTATTATCAGGGCGCCTGACTGAAGTTtaccatttgaaataatgtgcgacgcga encodes:
- the LOC121788466 gene encoding uncharacterized protein LOC121788466, which gives rise to MSVALISLSNPLTLRPATPSILPAAGKPFSISCRHAEGDHRTNNDFPRISENQLSKLALAAMAAGVLTLGSVDPAAAAKTGGRIGGQAFRPSAPRASAPTPNTSRTNIYVNPPVAPPLVGGYGYGFGVPYYGGWGWSPFSFFAPAPGVAVGVGGGFDLFLLFIVLGAASAFIRRLFRSRQDDDEY